Proteins from a genomic interval of Macaca thibetana thibetana isolate TM-01 chromosome 17, ASM2454274v1, whole genome shotgun sequence:
- the SAP18 gene encoding histone deacetylase complex subunit SAP18 isoform X2 encodes MAVESRVTQEEIKKEPEKPIDREKTCPLLLRVFTTNNGRHHRMDEFSRGNVPSSELQIYTWMDATLKELTSLVKEVYPEARKKGTHFNFAIVFTDVKRPGYRVKEIGSTMSGRKGTDDSMTLQSQKFQIGDYLDIAITPPNRAPPPSGRMRPY; translated from the exons ATGGCGGTGGAGTCGCGCGTTACCCAGGAGGAAATTAAGAAGGAGCCAGAGAAGCCAATCGACCGCGAGAAG ACATGCCCACTGTTGCTGCGGGTCTTCACCACCAATAACGGCCGCCACCACCGAATGGACGAGTTCTCCCGGGGAAATGTACCGTCCAGCGAGTTGCAGATCTACACTTG gatGGATGCAACCTTGAAAGAACTGACAAGCTTAGTAAAAGAAGTCTACCCAGAAGCTAGAAAGAAGGGCACTCACTTcaattttgcaattgtttttACTGATGTTAAAAGACCCGGCTATAG agttAAGGAGATTGGCAGCACCATGTCTGGCAGAAAGGGGACTGATGATTCCATGACCCTGCAGTCGCAGAAGTTCCAGATAGGAGATTACTTGGACATAGCAATTACCCCTCCAAATCGGGCACCACCTCCTTCAGGGCGCATGAGACCATATTAA
- the SAP18 gene encoding histone deacetylase complex subunit SAP18 isoform X1 — MLAAGVGGQGERLAGRRRKMAVESRVTQEEIKKEPEKPIDREKTCPLLLRVFTTNNGRHHRMDEFSRGNVPSSELQIYTWMDATLKELTSLVKEVYPEARKKGTHFNFAIVFTDVKRPGYRVKEIGSTMSGRKGTDDSMTLQSQKFQIGDYLDIAITPPNRAPPPSGRMRPY, encoded by the exons ATGCTCGCTGCAGGGGTCGGAGGTCAGGGCGAGCGTCTCGCGGGCCGTAGGAGGAAGATGGCGGTGGAGTCGCGCGTTACCCAGGAGGAAATTAAGAAGGAGCCAGAGAAGCCAATCGACCGCGAGAAG ACATGCCCACTGTTGCTGCGGGTCTTCACCACCAATAACGGCCGCCACCACCGAATGGACGAGTTCTCCCGGGGAAATGTACCGTCCAGCGAGTTGCAGATCTACACTTG gatGGATGCAACCTTGAAAGAACTGACAAGCTTAGTAAAAGAAGTCTACCCAGAAGCTAGAAAGAAGGGCACTCACTTcaattttgcaattgtttttACTGATGTTAAAAGACCCGGCTATAG agttAAGGAGATTGGCAGCACCATGTCTGGCAGAAAGGGGACTGATGATTCCATGACCCTGCAGTCGCAGAAGTTCCAGATAGGAGATTACTTGGACATAGCAATTACCCCTCCAAATCGGGCACCACCTCCTTCAGGGCGCATGAGACCATATTAA